DNA sequence from the Microtus ochrogaster isolate Prairie Vole_2 chromosome 2, MicOch1.0, whole genome shotgun sequence genome:
tttttgttgttgttgttgtttttttttattgagaaaaggaaaagaaagtttctcccagcctcccacccttctcccctccccccactctctccccctccctctccagtccaaagagcagtcagggttccctgccctgtggaaagtccaaggtcctcccccctNNNNNNNNNNNNNNNNNNNNNNNNNNNNNNNNNNNNNNNNNNNNNNNNNNNNNNNNNNNNNNNNNNNNNNNNNNNNNNNNNNNNNNNNNNNNNNNNNNNNNNNNNNNNNNNNNNNNNNNNNNNNNNNNNNNNNNNNNNNNNNNNNNNNNNNNNNNNNNNNNNNNNNNNNNNNNNNNNNNNNNNNNNNNNNNNNNNNNNNNNNNNNNNNNNNNNNNNNNNNNNNNNNNNNNNNNNNNNNNNNNNNNNNNNNNNNNNNNNNNNNNNNNNNNNNNNNNNNNNNNNNNNNNNNNNNNNNNNNNNNNNNNNNNNNNNNNNNNNNNNNNNNNNNNNNNNNNNNNNNNNNNNNNNNNNNNNNNNNNNNNNNNataaaggttctatggtgatatgcaagatattcgtcagtattgctataggatagggtcatttcaggttccctatcctcagctgcccaaggaactttAAAGCTCATGAAGAAGAGATACTTGACAGTGTTGCTATGTAGGCATCAACACGTTGCCATGGACCTCCTGCTTTACTGTTTTCACCCCAGACCTTCAGTATTTTGAGGGTGAGACCTTTGGAATCAGACAGCCCTCAGGAGATGCCCTATCCCTCCTCCCCTACTGTtgtttgccttcttcctcttccttcctttgtttccttgagacaaggtctcacactgtagcccatgCTGACGTGGAAGTCCCAGTAACCTTCCAGCCCAAGCtagggatcacaggtgtgcaagTACCGCACGGTCCGGAGAGTTACCGATTCTCTCTATGACTCTGCTTGTAAATGAGCAAGCGTGTGCCTGCCTGTGCCGACATGTGGATTCAGATAATGAAAGAGTGTCCCTACCATTCTGGAAATGGATTGGAATATTATTGCTGATGGTACAGTGCTTCAAACTGTTAGATGAATTCAAACCACTTAAACCAATTTAGTGGTGTTAACATGCACCCAAAAGActttaattgttctttttttaaatttgttatttttgacTTCTGTTTCCAGAGCCAGCAGATTTCTAATGTTGTTCCATCAACTCTTTCAATAATTAGTTTTCTCTTTCAGATAGTTATACTAAGAAAGATTGATCGTTTTACTTTGTATTAAGTGTGGAATAAagtatacaaaatatttaattatcgAATAAATATATTGTCCTTGTTGCTTAGGTTAGGTTTATACTAAGCAATTGAGGACATAGACATAAGGTATTATTTGCCATAGCTATGATATGGCATTAGCCTAGGTGGAAATCAACACagaagcaacataaaagaacaaaatcaagtcatttgtaagaaaatggaaGCAAGTAGGTTTACCAGGCTAAGTGAAATTATCcgagagagaaagacaaatgtaacatttttttctcttttatatagaATGTAGAATCtatggaggctggagggaggcaAACTTGAGAATAGAAAGTAGCTACCATAggagtgtgagagacagagaaggtggATAAGACAAAACACAATAATGCACGTGCAGGAATGCCATGTTTGAACCAATTAATATGTATAACTCACTATGAAAAAGAATGTGGCAATGAAACAGAATATTATTAACGGCTTTTCAACAAGTCTGGGCTTCATTCTTACTTTATAAGCATGATAAAATACTAAGAACTTTTTGTACATCCATCTGGGCATAATTGAACGAATGCATACTAAATAGTTCTTAATAATCTAGTTTTCatgataaataatttaagaacagCTGTAACCAAGTATACGTAAAGCTCTAAATAGAAACTTAAAAGGAACGGTGGAGGTGACAACTGTAATTATCCAGTCAGCTTTGGAGTTTTTCATCAGTCTTCTAGAGTCTTTTTCATATGCTACTTTAAGCATTTGAAGCTGGGACACGTGAAACATCTTTTCCCACAGTGATACTTGGTAActaacaggataaaaaaaaaatcaatttacattttttaactaaaattactttgtagtacttcttttttttcttttttttttattaagaaagaaaaaaaaatttccgcctcttcccagcctcccactcctccccctccccccctcctctccccctccctctcaagtctgaagagcagtcagggtttcctgccctgtggaaagtccaaagtcctcccccctccatcctggtctaggaaggtgaacatccaaactggctaggcccccacaaagccagaacaagaagtaggatcaaaacccagtgccattgtccttggcttctcagcagccttcattgtccgccatattcagagagtccgggtttatcccctgcttttccagtcacaatccagctggccttggtgagctcccaatagatcagccccactgtctccgtgggtggttgcacccttcttggtcctgacttccttgctcatcttctccctctgttcctcattgggactttgggagctcagtccagtattaccatccctgacttcaaactctactacagagctacagtattgaaaacagcttggtattggtataaaaacagagaagtcgacaaATGGAATcgcatagaagacccagattttaacccacaaacctatgaacacctcattttcgataaaggagctaaaagtatacaatggaagaaagaaagcatctttaacaaatggtgctggcataactggatgtcaacctgtagaagaatgaaaattgacccatatctatcaccatgcacaaaactcaagtccaaatggatcaaagacctcaatatcagtccaagcACAcggaacctgatagaagagaaattgggaggtaccctacaacagatgggcacaggcaatcgcttcctaggtataaccccagcagcacagacattaagggcaacattgaataaatgggacctactgaaactgagaagcttctgtaaagcaaaggacactgtcactaagacaaaaaggcaacccactgactgggagaagatcttcaccaaccccgcaactttGTAGTACTTCTATCATAGTGTAACATGGCAATTTAATCCTTTCAAGTTCCCCAGCTTTCCCAGCACACACTTCTTGCATTGCACAGGTGTGGGAGAGCCACCACCCTGAGCAGACAGGGATCGTCACTTTCTCTGCCAGCATTCAATCTGCTGAGCATGGCGAGGTTAAAAACGCATTTGTGTCCTGGCAGAGATCACATGAAAGTTATTCCAATACGTTCAGATGGGCCCTGCATGCCCCCTGGTTATTCTCCTGCCATTTTCCAGGATGACTCAATTCTTCCCTCTGACCTGATTGTTTCATTCATCTTCTTGCTCCCTTAACTCTGCTCCTCTCAATTGATAACTTTGTCTTAAGGGTCTTTAAGGAAATTGTCACAGATGaattctctcacttttttttttcaccgcTCTGGCCAAGAGTTTAAACAGAACCCTCCAGTAAGGAGTCAGTCCTGAAGAGATGTGAAGGGCTTCACTCAAGGGCATCTGATACAGGAAACACAGAGCTGTGCTGAAGACAGTGACCCAGAAGAGGAGCTCACTCCAGATATTGCAAAGAGAAGGAATACTGCAAAGCCAAGGGTGGAATTGGGGGCTAATGAAGGTGCCATGGGTTGGAGCAGAAACACAGCCTTCCATATTATAAGGAGGGAGACGGTGTACGAGGGAAATGAGGTAACTGAGTAAATCTGAGAAAAGCACTCTTAGAGACCTCTGGATATTGTTTGCTCTTGCACAGGAAATCGATTGGAAATTCACATGCTAACACAGAAGCAAGGAACAAACAGATCTAGAAGATGGTGTTAAGTCCCAGCAGACACTTAAAGTAAGGGTGAGGAGATGCCACAGGTCATCAGGATTGCCTTGCTAGGGTGACTAGTCAGGGAAGGACTTTCTCAAAGGCAAGtattttatatctttgtttgacaACAGTGGCAAATATTTACTGGAGAGAAATATTACTTCATAAtagcaatagaaacaaaacaaacaaaaaagtcacaaAGATGGCCATGGTGCTTTCATATATAGAGAACGGTAAGAGTTTTCCACTAACTgaaaactgtataaataaatgaagacacaTCATATCTTCGAGTAGGAAGACTAATATCTTTATGTTGTCTGCCATCCACCCACCCACGAGAGACAACATTCCAGTGAAAATAAGATTGGTGATAGTAAGAACAGGTTTACTTTAGGCATAAGAAACAAAAGAGTATAGAACCTCTAGAGTGACCTGCTCCATTACAGAAAAGAACAGTGCAGCTGGGGCAAAATAAAAGAcaaggtttaaagaaaaagatcagAATGGGCTCAGTGGTGCATTCCTGTGTCATCCAAGCTCCCTGGAGGCTGTCAGGAGGATCATCTCAAAGTCGAAGACTGCTTAGGACTCGTCATTAATTCATACTTCATCACAAAGTGATGTCACATGTTCTAGAACACAGTTGCCTTTACTTTGACTTTGTCAAGCCTCTAATCTGtatttaattcagtttttttgGTCCATTTCCAAGTTCATAAAAACAGTCTTACCTCACTGTAAGTCTTATGCTTGACAGTCACCATTGTTAAGCATAGACAGATTCTTCATCAAGTCTATGAGTGGGTTTTTCCAGGACGTAATGATCATCAAGTTTACTCATCTATCTGAGGATAAAGACTTACTAGGCATTTTAGCTTCATTTTGATGGTCCTTGGCATCTGTTGAGACTTTGTTTTATACAACTCTTAATTACCAAAATATTCTCAACTAAGCCAGATTAGTCGTTACCACTTGTTTGAGTACTCATCTTAAGACTACAGAAATTAACAGTAGAACTCaatatttttctagaaatgtaAAATCTTTCAATTTAACTTTTTATAGTTAACctggaaattttaagaaaaatgcttGTCTTGTGTCACTGGCTTCAGCATTTCTGTAACTTAAAGGCAAATATTAAAGGGGAAAATGAGCTGTTAGCAGTGATAGTATGGGACTGGACTCATGAAATAAAGACAATCAAAACAAGGCTCTGAAATGTGGAAACCTTACTCCTAACCCCTGAGAAGCTTCTAAAATAGCATCTTTATTTGGAGCCACAGCATgggcagcagcaacagcacaGGGCCCTGCAGgggtttcttcttttgtatttgaCAGCGAGTCCAAATTTCTCTTTGGTATTGATAACGTAATCTTTTGTGCTGGCCACCATTACTTGGATGTTGTTGATGCTTTCTCCTTGTTCCTCTACCAGAAGAGAGATCTGAATGAAAAGGTCCCGGAGGTCCTTCACTTGGTTCTCCAGACTCACAAGCTCTTTGTGTCTCTGTTCAATCTCTGAAAGCTGTGCTTTCGTGATGCTGGTTTCTGTGAGTAAGCTTTCGTTGAAAACTTCCCATTTTCCATGCTGAAGCATGTCGTTCACGTCTTCTTCAGACACTTCCTTTCCAGCTACTTCAAGCTGGCGGACAATGAATGTCTTGCACTTCTCTTGCTTTGAAGCTATTGTTTCATTGTATAGAAACATGCTTTGCTGAAAGTGGCGGAACATGGCGGCATACTGAGACTGAAGTATCCTTGTAACCACTGACGACGGACCGTTTTCAACCTCCgacttttttacttctttgactAAGTCACCCAGTGCTCTGTTAATGTGTTCTGCTTGGATTTTGATCTCCTTTGCAATGGTCGAGTCTCGTTTAAGTAGGCTAAACCTTCTCATGGAAGCCACcagacttttctgttgctgtccaAACCTTTGAACATCCTCAGCAAAGCTGTTAATAGTCTCCTGCAGTTTCTGGATCTCATGTAGGTGTCTGTCAGCTACTGGCTCTCTCTCATAAATAACAGCTTGCTGGACAAGCTCCCCttgttcctctgcttctggaaacACCCGGCTATCCTGAGAGAGTTCGATTtccttggttttctgttttaattcttgAAGTCGGTCTTTCATCTTCCCTTGactcctaaaaaacaaaaataatgaaattgaacAAAGAAGTTGCTGTTTTTCCCCACTAGCTGTTGCTGTGAGATGCGTCTCTTAgcaaaaattctattttctaacAGGAAATTTTAGAAATCGAGGAACATCAACAAGGCATGATGGCTCTTGCCTATAATCCCTGTAGCAAGACTGAGGTAAGAGTATAGCAAATTCGAGGCTATCCTAGGCCACAGGTggaatttgaggccaccctgaacTACAGAGTCAcaactaaggaagaaaagaagaagaatcaaAAATAATGTCCTCATAGAGattaccaaaaaataataaatagagaaAGTAATGCGAGATAATTTAGGAATTACTTTGGATGATTGCTCCTGCTGCGCATCTCATATATTTGAGTATACTCACTGAGAAAGCAGCGCGGAGGATATAGTTGAACCTCAGATAAATTCATCCATATCATTATACTATCCACAACATGATTTTCTACTACAAATGTTTGACTGTACTTATTATTATAGATGTCCTTCCCTTATGTCATATTTAAAGTTGACattttctgggactggagagatgggtcagcagttgggagcacaggctgctcttgtagaggactgtagctcctttcccagcatgcacatggcagtTCAACAACCGTATGTAACTCCACTTTTAGGAGGTCTGAAACCCTTTCCTCATTCCTGTGGGGACCAAGTgtacatgtgatacacatatgtgcattcaGGCAAGAcacttaaaaatctttaaatacatACTCACTTTTTAAGATATGCATAATTAAAACTAACAATGTCAGAATAAATTCAATGTGGATTTTaagcaatatatatatgtatataaatatataagtaaaatgaGGTTTTGAGTTAGCATATTTTATAtagtcttgttttctctcttttgcatgtatgaaaaatatttttgctttgacTATTCAGACTTCTCATTCTGTCAGTTGTTTCCAAGGACCCAAAACTCCGAGGACAAAATGTACAGGAGTTCATATTATGATAATTGTCAGATACTTGGGAACATGTTTATATACATTCTTATCCGAGAATGCTGATGTTACTTACATTTTTACCTAGTGCTCCTATTTGTCCATGGCATCACATAAAAGCTATTGTTAATAAACCATTATTTCCTTAATCCTTGAGTGTGTAAGGCACTTAATGCCTTTTGTAATTTTGAAAAGGTTGAGTGGCAATATAAACAGATCACTGCTCTctagacattttttaaacattgaatAGAGAAAGGCCTGGTAGGATGTGGTAGTGTGAGACTCACTGATTGGCATATTTCTACAGTTTTTTAAGTTAATGATTTGAATCttcaatacacatacatatagttATCAGATATATTCATGATGCTTAGTGTAGTATCGTCTTTAGTCTCCTCAAGTGACACTGAGATTCAGAGACTAAAGTAACATCAAGCAAATGCTAAGTGTAAAAGTATTAAAGTAGACTTATAAGAAAGAATGTGAAATATCAAGTACTTAGGAAACTTCTTCACATCTGTAAAATAGAAGACTTTGTTTCACAGCCATTAACTATGACAATCATGCTTTTAATCTGAGCCACCAGAATAATAATCACCAGGATAATAGGCTAAGAAAGATACTTGTGTCACTTATAGCCTGTACAGACACTGCCTGGAAAACAGTGGGCAAATTCTGGGACTCTAGTGGGACCAACTAACAATGATGTTGTTTATGAGTTATGATGGTAACTCATAAATTAgaaattcccaaaagaacataGAAGGAGAAGACTAGAAAACCATATGAAGTGGAGAATAATTGAAATTAATTTAAGTCATTGTAAGAGATCTCTTTTacaattattttctgaaatgtgAAAATCTTTGTATACAACATGGTTAGACATAGCATTGTTCTAAAGCTTGTTGAGGGGAATTATATGGGAGGAGTATTAATGCAGATAAAGGAGACTTTGTAAGCAGGTGGAACTGTCCTGAGGTGAACTAGTTTATGAAGTTATAAAGAGATGCATAAGATCGTCTTATGTCTTATCAGACAATCAGGCAAGGCCATTGTGGAATATTCCTGTAACTTTGTAAAGGtgtatattgcatttgtttaactatgaaagatgtgttactgttttgccttgcctgcctaaggcaccttattggtctaataaaaagctgaataacTAATaagtggggctggtgggcagagagaatatgtaggaggaggaatctaggctccagagagaagagaaaagacaagagaatgagggagaaagagagggaaatgaaCAGGGCCATTTATCCAGGTACCCACCAGCAAGCTATACGTGGAGTTAAGACATACGgaatgaaagaaagtaaaatactccaaggcaaaatatagatgaaaagaaacaagttaatttaaattgtaagagctagtgggacaagcattaGATAAGGCTgagtattcataactaataagtctgtGTAT
Encoded proteins:
- the Stx19 gene encoding syntaxin-19, producing MKDRLQELKQKTKEIELSQDSRVFPEAEEQGELVQQAVIYEREPVADRHLHEIQKLQETINSFAEDVQRFGQQQKSLVASMRRFSLLKRDSTIAKEIKIQAEHINRALGDLVKEVKKSEVENGPSSVVTRILQSQYAAMFRHFQQSMFLYNETIASKQEKCKTFIVRQLEVAGKEVSEEDVNDMLQHGKWEVFNESLLTETSITKAQLSEIEQRHKELVSLENQVKDLRDLFIQISLLVEEQGESINNIQVMVASTKDYVINTKEKFGLAVKYKRRNPCRALCCCCCPCCGSK